The following proteins come from a genomic window of Trifolium pratense cultivar HEN17-A07 linkage group LG4, ARS_RC_1.1, whole genome shotgun sequence:
- the LOC123924845 gene encoding rRNA 2'-O-methyltransferase fibrillarin 1-like gives MGPPTRGRGGFRGGRGGDRGGRSFGGGRGGGRGGDRGTPFKARGGGRGGDRGRGGRGGRGGGGGRGGGMKGGNKVIVVPHRHDGIFFAKGKDDILLTKNLVPGETVYNEKRLTVQNEDGTKVEYRIWNPFRSKLAVAVLAGVDNIWIKPGAKVLYLGAASGTSVSHVSDIVGPTGIVYAVEFSHRSGRDLVNMAKKRTNVIPIIEDARHPAKYRMLVSMVDVIFSDVAQPDQARILGLNASYYLKAGGHFVISIKANCIDSTAPADAVFESEVNKLKADQFKPMEQVTLEPFERDHACVVGGYRMPKKKKVAE, from the exons ATGGGTCCTCCTACTAGAG GTCGTGGTGGGTtcagaggtggaagaggtggagACAGAGGAGGTAGAAGTTTTGGTGGGGGAAGAGGCGGTGGAAGAGGTGGTGATAGAGGTACCCCTTTTAAGGCTAGAGGTGGAGGCAGAGGAGGTGATAGAGGTAGAGGAGGTCGCGGAGGccgtggtggtggtggtggtagagGAGGTGGAATGAAGGGAGGTAACAAGGTTATTGTCGTGCCTCATAGACATGATGGTATTTTCTTTGCTAAGGGTAAGGACGATATTCTTCTTACTAAGAATCTTGTTCCTGGAGAAACTGTTTACAACGAGAAGAGGCTTACTGTTCAG AATGAGGATGGTACAAAGGTTGAGTATAGAATTTGGAATCCTTTCCGTTCTAAGTTGGCTGTTGCTGTCCTTGCTGGGGTTGACAACATATGGATT AAACCTGGCGCTAAAGTTCTTTACCTAGGAGCTGCTTCAGGAACATCTGTCTCTCATGTGTCTGATATTGTTGGTCCG ACTGGAATTGTCTATGCAGTAGAGTTCTCCCATCGTAGTGGCCGTGATTTGGTCAATATGGCAAAGAAGCGTACCAATGTTATTCCTATTATTGAAGATGCTAGACATCCAGCCAAGTACAGAATGTTGGTTAGCATGGTAGATGTCATATTTTCTGACGTTGCTCAGCCTGATCAG GCAAGAATTCTAGGTTTGAATGCTTCATATTATCTCAAAGCTGGAGGTCATTTTGTTATTTCTATCAAG GCCAATTGTATTGATTCTACAGCCCCTGCTGATGCAGTCTTCGAAAGTGAAGTGAACAAGTTGAAGGCAGATCAATTTAAGCCAATGGAGCAAGTGACTCTTGAACCATTTGAGAGGGACCATGCTTGTGTTGTTGGTGGTTACAGAATGcctaagaagaagaaagttgCAGAGTAA